The sequence GAAGAGCCAATCCCCCAGAGCACGCTCTTCCAAGGAGGCAGATGACACCGCATCAGTAATGGTTGCCATGCTTCCGTTTCCAGTCAGGACTGGCTTCCTCAGGAAGGACGTGTGTTGCAGCTCCTGTACACAAACCTCTACTATCATCTCTCCGATGACACGGCTCTGGATATTGAACAATTGGTGACAGGTAAAAACACCCTGATCACCCCCATTTCGGCAGGGACGTCACCACACTCCTCTTGCCTAGAGAGTCTGTCCATCTCTGGAGTGTCTAAGCAGAGTCTGCGTCTGCGTTCCAAGAACTCCAGAGAGGTTTTCCTGGCATCCGTAAGCTCCACACTGTTAAAATTAGCGGATCAGAAATCCTTAACCCAGACGGCTGGCCCGTCCACCGGTGTGGTCAGCATCCAAGATCACTGGGATGAACACCTGCAGCTAGGGAAGGGATTTCAACTGCCAGATGTGCCCAGGGACCCAGGAACTACAACTTCCTCAAGACTTGAGGAGAGTAGAGTTCCTGTGAACCAACAACAGATGATGTATAGCAGCCACAGATTTTTCCATGGGAACCAAGGCCAGCAGCCCttgaggtcccatgtctctctgctgtttCTGACCACAGACCTCACGAACCTGACACATGGTATAGCCATGCATATGGTCACTATCTCCCCGGCCCACCTCCCATTACTCAGTCCTGAACTTCTCAGGCTTCTTGAGGTCCATGTAAAAAAATGGATGCTTTTCCAGAGGAGGGGACTCCTCGGACATGTGGAAGAGTCCCTGAGGCAGCTTATGCCACACACACCAGTAACTTTCACCAAGTATGATAATTTCAATGCTTGTGTTGAAACAACGGGGACCATTTCCCACAAGACCTGGGGTTCATGTATGCTCAGCCAGCCTACTCAGGCCTTCTGGCTTTTTAAATGGTCTATCAgggaagaagaacaaagctgcCACTGCCAGGAAACCCCAAACCCTCTGGCTCTGGCCTTGCCCTCTGCAGCCCTTAAAGTTCTAACTGGCCTCTATCCACAACCTGAGAGACAGGCTGAAGACTCGGGTGATCGTCTGAAGCAGAAGCACAGCCAGCTATTCTGCGCCTTCTCTAGTCTAACCAGCGAGTCCCTGCTTGTCACTTACATTGAGTATCCAGGCACTTCCACAAACAGGTATATACCCCAATTTCCCACGAATGTTCCTTTTTTCTTCAGTGAGCGCTCCATCCTCCTGCTCTTCCCTAATAATCCAACCCAGTCAACTTCACCTTCTTCCACATCTACCCCAAATTCGGTCTCTCCAACGGACCATCAACGAAACCACATCAATATCCCGTTTCTGGCTCTGGCCAAGTTCAAAGCACTGGAGTGGAACCTGCTGCAGAGGCACCTCCTGGTTAGGCTGGAATTACCAACTGCATTCAACAAATCTCAGTGTGCCCAGAGTCTCATGCAACATAAGCCCTGTGACACAGCCCAGTCTCCTGAGACCCTGGGAACTTCCTGGTCCGGGAAGCCCATCTCACTCCTCACGGGGGAGCTACCCTTCCTCCCGGACCATGCCCAGATGctgctggagttccacctccagaAGCAGTTAATGCAGCATCACTGGGGCCTATCTCAAAGGATTAAGGAGTCCACTGCCTTACTCCTATcccctgctgaccaacagcctctgccCTCCAGCAGTAAAgccttggaccatgtgaatgtcccctggcCTGCAGCCCCAGAGGTCAGTGCGGTTGGTGACCTGATCTCACTCACGTTGGCCCCAGTGTCAGACTCcatgccacacttgctcacccagaccaaagcaatactgcagaaccacatcgactccaaatgttggcagaccctccagggcactgtcattgcccatatatttaTCTCCCAGGACTGGGGAATGCCTGGGAGCACGGAAGGACCTCAGTTCCCCTGCAAACcagaaaacaagctcctagagctgcACACAGCAACCGATCCTGATATATCTCTGAAAGTTAGGTCCTCACAGACGCTGCCAGGTGCTGTCATTGAAAACACTAAGCTGTCCAGATCCCTGCCCAAGGGAGCCatggagaaactgggagctaatttgcaggacaaacatctagccttcctgtcagggctgcctgcTCTCTAttatttggctccctccaaggccacgggtCTGCCAAGCACTAGCCAATCTGCAATCGCAgagataatgcctgagcctgttgaAATCACACGAGATTCTCTGACTGAGATGGTCTCCTACGAagaacggtgcataagtcccaGGACAGGCCATCAAGATGATGAGACTCGTGCAGACAGAGCACAAGAGTTCCTCACTAAAGTGCAGGAGGAACGAACAAAGGAGACGGTGCGTCTAGAAACTCAAACAGATGCTGCTATtctaaaggcactcaaaacatccatcttgaccaaactaaatttccatcttagaaaaaaggtcctagagatgcatctgggaattcccataaaggcaaGGGAGTCCAGGAACCGATGTGTAGCAGTCTCAgtgaacttacccacacaggaggcacctgggaGTCTAAACagccaagggaaaacatggctccagaaactcCTCATCCCACCACACAGTCCATACGCCCCAGATCCAGAATTAATCAGACTTACACAGAAGCTGATTCTTGAGCTGAAAGCAGTACTgcggaggaagaaacaagctagttccagagcagggccccaaggttctgcccaccgggtctccaagatctCACAACTTAGCAGGGACATgacagatgcccaggagctttgtgctcaggtagaagccagagtgaacagccCCAGCCTGGAAGAGGCCCGGtgccctgagtcccaaggccccggcaagaccaatgactcacgccaagtacccacactggcagagACAGATGCTGATGTTCCAAAGGCACTCAGACCATCCaccttgaccaaactaaatttccatctcagAAAAAAGATCCTAGAGGTACagttgggaattcccataaaggtaagggaatCCTGGAACCAAcctgtagcagtcttagagaaattacccacacaggaggtgcTTGGGAATCTAAACAACCGAGGGAAAACATGCCTCCAGGAACTCCCCATCCAAATACACAGTGCACAAGCCCCCGAACAACAATTAATCTGCCTTAGAAAGCAGCTCATTGTTGAGCtaaaggcagtacagcagaggaagaatcaagctagttccacaggagggccccatggttctgcccaccaggtctccaagatctcacaactcagcgAGGTCAcggcagatgcccaggagctttgtgctcaagtagaagccagagtgaacagccGCAGCCTGGAAGGGGCCTGGtgccctgagtcccaaggccccggcaagaccaaggactcaggccaagtacccacactggcagtcaAGAAAGAGTACCCATGGCAACCGAGACCCCAAGGGGACTCTAAGGAAAGGAATGCAGGGTTTGGTCTGCCCTCAACCATAGAAAACAGACACCCCGccgaagaccagaagccagcagggttatctgtgaACCGGACACCCCGATggccctggcaaaggagtcagagctttgatatcgCAGCCTCCTGTCAGCAGAGTCCTAAGTACTGTCCTCAGTTTAAGCTCCCAAAAGTACCTCCAGGGGCTGCTGGaggcaaagaatctgagaagaaTGACATGGAGGACAGTGAAACCAACCTCAATGTCATTACAGAAGCAGCCAGGAATCCTGGGACTGCCCAGCCTGTggtgccccaggcttcacagggccagtctttgtTGGGCCCcctaattcagggtaatctctTGCAGAAAAAacttttgcagaatgacactccacaggagcaagtaAGAGTGGCCTGTACTCAGAAGAGCCCCAGCCTTACAGAATTTGgcttaaaaaataagaagaagtGTATTTTTCACTGTATTAATCCGAAGAGAGTAcatgaggaatccatgttctctccagagAAGAAAGGAGCCAAAACACGAAAAAACAATCTTAAGAAGAGCCTGGCCCCAGCCAaaggccctgtgccccatgcccagatCCGCATGCAGAATGAGCTCTGTGAGACAGTCCAGTATCCAGAGACCGTGGGAACTTCCTGGTCCAGGAAGACAGTCCTCATGGCGGAACTACCATTCTTCCCGGACCATGCCCAGAGGCTGCTGGAGTTCTACCTCCAGAAGCAGTTAATTCAGGATCACTGGggcgtgtctcagaagatcaagcagtccactgtATTGCTCCTATACACTGCTGACCTTCAGCCTCTGCCCTTGAGCAGTAAAgccttggaccatgtgaatgtcccctggtgTGCAGCCCCAGAGTTCAGTGGCGTTAGTGATCTGATCTCACCCACATTGGCCCCAGTGTCAGAAACcatgccacacttgctcacccagaccaaagcaatactgcagaGCCCCATGGACTCCAAATGGTGGCCGATCCTGCAGGGCACcgtcattgcccatatatttaTCTCCCGGGACTGGGGAATTCCTGGGAGGACAGAAGTagctcagttcccctgcaatctggaaaacaagctcctagagctacaggcaccaactgatcctgagatatatcagaaactTATGTCCTCACAGACCCTGCCAGGTGCTGTCATTGAAAACACTAAGCTGTCCAGATCCCTGCCCAAGGGAGCCatggagaaactgggagctaatctgcaggacaaacatctagccttcctgtcagggctgcctgcTCTCTAttatttggctccctccaaggccacgggcccgccaatcactagccaatctgcaaTCGCAgagataatgcctgagcctgttgaAATCACACGAGATTCTCTGACTGAGATGGTCTCCTACGAagaacggtgcataagtcccaGGACAGGCCATCAAGATGATGAGACTCGTGCAGACAGAGCACAAGAGTTCCTCACTAAAGTGCAGGAGGAACGAACAAAGGAGACGGTGCGTCTAGAAACTCAAACAGATGCTGCTATtctaaaggcactcaaaacatccatcttgaccaaactaaatttccatcttagaaaaaaggtcctagagttgcatctgggaattcccataaaggcaaGGGAGTCCAGGAACCGATGTGTAGCAGTCTCAgtgaacttacccacacaggaggcacctgggaGTCTAAACagccaagggaaaacatggcttcAGAAACTCctcatcccaccaaacagtccatatgCCCCAGATCCAGAATTAATCAGACTTACACAAAAGCTGATTCTTGAGCTAAAGGCAGTACTgcggaggaagaaacaagctagttccacaggaGGGCCCCaaggttctgcccaccgggtctccaagatctCACAACTTAGCAGGGACATgacagatgcccaggagctttgtgctcaggtagaagccagagtgaacagccCCAGCCTGGAAGAGGCCCGGtgccctgagtcccaaggccccggcaagaccaatgactcagGCCAAGTACCGACAGATGCTGATGTTCCAAAGGCACTCAGACCATCCaccttgaccaaactaaatttccatctcagaaaaaaggtcctagagatacagttgggaattcccataaaggtaaggaaaTCCCAGAACCAGCCAGTAGCATTCTTAGAGAAATTACCCACACCGGAGGTGCTTGGGAGTCTAAACAAACAAGGGAAAACGTCCCTCCAAGAACTCTCCATCCCACTATACAATGCACAGGCCCCCGAACAACAATTAATCTGCCTTAGAAAACAGCTCGTTGTTGAGCTAAAGGCaatacagcagaggaagaaacaaggtaGTTCCAtagcagggccccatggttctgcccaccaaGTCTCCAAGATCTCACAACTCAGTGAGGACAcggcagatgcccaggagctttgtgctccggtagaagccagagtgaacagccacagcctggaagaggcctggtgccctgagtcccaaggccccggcaagaccaaggactcaggcCAAGTGCCCACCCTGGCAGTCAAGGAAGAGTACCCATGGAAACCGAAACCCCAAGGTGACTCTGAGGAAAAGAATGCAGGGCTCGGAGTGCCCTCACCCACAGAAAACAGACACTCCACCGATGAcgagaagccagcagggttatctgtgaACAGGACACCcggaggtccctggcaaaggagtcagagctttgatatcgCAGCCTCCTGTCAGCAGAGTCCTAAGTACTGTCCTCAGTTTAAGCTCCCAAAAGTACCTCCAGGGGCTGCTGGaggcaaagaatctgagaagaaTGAAGTGGAGGACAGTGAAACCAACCTCAATGTCATTACAGAAGCAGCCAGGAATCCTGGGACTGCCCAGCCCGTggtgccccaggcttcacagggccggTCTTCGCTGGGCCCGCGAATTCCGGGTAAGCGTTTGCAGGACAAAACTTTGTGGAAGAAGACTCCGGAAGAGCGAGTGAGACTAGCCCACACTCAGAAGAGCCCTGGTGTTCCAGAATCTGGCTTAAGAAATAAGGTGATGTGCAGTTTTCGCTGTATTAATTCCAAGACATTAGATGAGAAATCCATGTTTTCCCCAGaggagaaagtgaccaaaatgcGAAAAAACTGTCTTAAGAGGAGCCTGGCCCCAGCCGAGGGCCCTGTGAGTCAAGCTAAGACAGAGAAGATAACAGAGGATCCGAAGGCCCAATCTGTCCCCACTGAGAAAGAGCTGAGCCTGGCCTTCTCGGGAGGCCTGGAGGCCCCGGACAAGCAGCTCTAGCGCTACTCTTAGCATCTTCGCTCTGGCTCTATGCTGGGCCACCTCCACAGCTGCTTGGCACCATCCTTGACAGCCTTGTGCCACCCAACCAACGAACCCACCCTGCATCCCAACCCTCACTTCAGAGAAAAACACTCCTTTCTTCAAGGAGAAGACCCAGTTCCTTAAAATAGTCTGTAGGATATCAAATATATAGCCCAAATATATCTCTAAGCAAAGATACATGCCTGCTTGCTCCTTCTTGTCTCCTTGTGATATGTTAAAGGGTTAGTGGGGAGGTATATAGTCTTTTCTATTAGAGAATAACCTTAAACCCACAGTTCAGATGTGTTAGCATTCCACATAACTCCTCCCAGCGCTATCCTGGACTGTCGATATAGGGACTTGACTAGAGAAGGCAAGGCCCTTGTCTAAGGTACACTGAGGTAAAGATCAGGCTGGAATTCAGACATGGCTTCCCATGATGATCTTGAACCCCATGACAACAGTACTGACAAGAAGGAGTGGTCTGGAAATCAATGCATTGTTGGCCCACCCATAGGCAAAACTCATTAATTGATGACTGATATATACATATGCCTGCAATCTGGAAGAAGGTTTTTAGGGGAGTGCCACAGTGCTCCGTTCTTGAAGAGGTGCTTTTTTGAGCCAAAAAAGCAGTTTGTATGACAGAGGTCAAAACCAAAATACAGAATCTCCCCTCTCTGCACCCCAGTTGGTACTAACAAGATCTTTCAAACAGCCTGGGAGCTACTGTGGCCCTGTTGCCTGCTTCCCATCTCCACTGCCTCTCAGCTACATGGAAGGAATGCCTTCTAGAATGAAGATTAGAGTAGAAGGTGGAGAGGTTTGTCCCCCAGCCCTAAGGCTGGCAGGGGAGGAAGCCGGTAGGGAGAGAATGTAAATGGTAGTATGAATACCCGGGACAGCACGCCATGCTCCTGACCAGggcatgataatggagaaaagctGGGTTTTTCGGCATTAAAAAAAGCCCAGAGCCAGAAAGTCAACCCACGGCCTAAGTGCTCTTGGCAGAGGGAGGTAAGCAAACTCTGAGATTTGTGAGCCTGAGAAAGAACATGGGCCTAGTGATGCAGAAAGAGGGCAGATGTGGCATCCTAGCCTTCAGTGACCAGTGAGGTTtgggaccaggaagaaagaactgggaaACAAAAGGACAAAGAGGTTGCCCTGAGCATGTGGGATGGACTACTATTTTGGCCACCACCTAGTAGCCTTCAAAAGGTACCATTCCTGTGTCCTCCTCTAACCTACCACAGAGAAgccaagagctggagaaagagcaGGAAATGTGGCTTCTTTATGATGTGGTACAGGGGACTGTGGGATACCCCTGCCTCACTGGTTCCTAAGGAAATCCAGGATCACTCACCATCCATCAAACCAGGAGGAGGTGGTGGCCGGACTCACTTCCTCTATAGGATTCCACTGCTTCACACAATGTGTCCACTGAGAGGATGCAGAAAAACCAGGATGGGAAGAAGCATGGATGTATCCCTGTTCAGAATGGTGATTCTGTGCCTAAAGGGTGGGGACCCAGCCCCTATGTGGCCACCAGAGGAGGCAGGCACAAGCCCTAGGCCTGCTATGCCAACATTCTCTATGTGTTTTCCTAATGCATCCCCAAAGGAGATCAAAGGAGGTCCTGTGGCAGGCACATCCTCCCTGCCTGGTGGGAGTTGGGCAGAGAGCCGCAGAACAGAGAGAGGAACAGAGGAAGGCCAGAGTGAGGGGAAGTGACTCAAAAGGGTCAAAACAGCGCCAGGTGGGAAGCAAGGGTTAGTGTGCACACATCCTGACTTATGGTGCAGCAGGTCCTTCCCGTGGTCCCTCACAGGCTCCTACCTACCCCACCCCAGCATGGGCTCATGCTGCTGACCAAACTCCTGTGCCAAATGGCTGGGCCAGTGAGATGAGCTGGAACCAATATCTTCAGGATCATGAGTTCTCAGCAAAATCAAGAGCTGAGAAGAGACAGGGTGAGAGCCTGTGAACTCATGCAGGATGTTGTTGAGGGGATGAAGACTTGCTCACCATATCCCACAACCCTAGCACAACCCCTACCTCCTACCTTCCTCTTCCCCTCCAGAGCTCAAGAGAGTTAAAATCAGAGCAAAATAAATGCTTCAGGGCAGGGCACAAACTCCAAAAATGTAACATACCCCAGAAGTGGTGGTAGATGCTAGGAATACATCGCTGCTTGCTCAGGATCTTTGGAGTTCACCTCTGGGCCTTTGATGTAACATGTCATGGTGAACAGCCCTGACCTTCTACAGCCCTTCCTTTGGGCTCTCTGGGTGGGTACTTGAGAATTCTATAAATGTAACTTAGGGGACTGACTAGCAGCAGTAAGAGGAGGATGTCTTCTCCAAACATCACTCTGCCTGTTAATCACTGagtccttgaggacagggaccatgcCTGCCTCGTTTTGTACATGCTCACCCTGTCCCATCCAGGGAAGGCCAAAACACACTGAGCACAGGAGTGAGAGGGTAAGACCCCGCTGAGATGCTATTTCCTGCACCTTGAGACAGGTCGCTGGGCCTCTGCTGTTTTACTGGCCATGAAGGCCTAATGCTCTACTTGTGCTCATGGGCCCATGGCCTTAGCCAGGGCTGTCATGAAAGAAAGGACAAGAAGGTTCCTGTGTCCACCATAGGTTAGAAAGGAGGATGGACAATCTTGAGCTGGAGCGGAGACATGGAGAAAGGGCACCATGCAGGCAAGTAAGGTACTAGGAGACAGTACCAAGTCCCTAACACACCTGGCTGGGCTTGCAAAGAGATGTCCATTCCCATCTCCAGAGACAGGGACGTCAGGCCCCTGAACACGTGGTCTGCATGAGAGTACAGGGGAAGAAGGGGCCctgagaaggagacagagaaagacactCATTTCCAGAACGAGAGATGGGTTCTGCCAACGGCCTCCCTTCCCCGATTTGTCCCTCTTCTCCACTGTAACTTCTCTGGGTCCGTGGCCAGGCAAGGAGCATGCTACGGGCTTTCCAgaatgtttttcttccaaggtcaaGTCTGTCCAGAGGCCACAGGGTCAGGGCCCTGGGCAGAGAGCCTGACCCCTGGGAATGCAGACCATGGGAAGGGAAACCTATCTTTGCAGTAAATACTGCTGGCAGCTGCAGTAAACTGGGGGTGGGAAGGATGATTAAAGACAGAAGTCAGATTAGGATCTCACTAGGCACAGTGAATAACGCATGGACACACAGACACCCAGTTACACATGTACATAAAGAGAAAGACACAGATTCAAAGATGCCACACAGAAATACTACACAGTACAAACAGACACGACCAGAAATACACATCTACATAGACCCAGGAACACGCTGGGTCAGAAATGCTCAAGCACACACAGGCACaaatacacacgcacatacaaaGCTGACCTGCACACATAACAAAAAGATACAGCCCATCTTGTAGACTCACAAACACAGATGCAGTCCAAATTCATCCTTCGAAGCCCCTTTCCTCTATAAATCCTCTGAGGCCACCTCAGAACCAGGCCCGCCTATCCCTCCTCCAAACTCTGGTTGGTAATTTCAGTTTCACTGCTTATTCTTTAATAGGGACAGTCTTGGATTCACTTCCATAGCCCTGGTCTCAACAACTTGGCTGTGTGCTCTTAAAAAAATGTCAAGGGCTTGAAGTAGACCTActgccctcatccttcacctatgcACCCATCTCCACAAGGGCCCCAACTTTACTACTGGCTCCATCCCTGCAGggctctgccccccccccccgccccttcaACACAGCAGATAGAAACAACAAGGGAAGAACAAAAAAGACAGTCACACCCGCCAAGGGCACTCTCAAGGCGCCATGAAGATGCAGGTCTTGGTTCCCCAGGAGGGAGACCATGACACATGGCATGGCTACATGTGCAGTTCTAGCCCAAGTTTTAATGGTAACCATGATCCCACACCTGTCAACCCTAACGCCTACTCCAAACCTATTCCCAGAGACAACTCTAAACCAGCAGTGCTTTCAAGTGCAAACTTTGGAACAACTGTACCTCAGGAAGGTAAGAAATGAATTCTTCCAAAAGCCtcagtgagcttggaagtggattcttccaCAGTAAAGCCTCCAGACGAGAACGCACCCCAgtcaacaccttgattgcagccttgtgagaccaTAAGCAAAGGACTAAGCTAAGCCACCCCTGTACTCTCGACCACAGAAAATACGGCATATTAAATGGGtgtggttttaagccaccaagtttgtggtactttCTTAAGCAGCAGGAGATAGCGAAAGAGAAGGCATCTAGGGAACCCTTCTCCTTTAGCTCTCTATAAAAATAAGTAGCTGTGGAGGGTCTACAGCCCTCCTAAAAGGCCGGGGCTCCTTCACCCTGCATCTTAAATGTAAAGTAACCTTGAGCGCCTTCATCTGATAATTGATGTGAGAGTGCCATATGTTGGaaacagctaaaaacaacaaaaaaaaaaaaaaaaaaactgacagtgAACTTGTAGAAGAAGGTGGGAGGGTTTTCCCAGGCAGTAATAAAggaacaaaaactcaaaaaaacccGTAGGTTTAACAGGTAGCTCCAGATTTTCTTTGACCTCAGGAGGGAGGAACAAtccaaacaggattacaaggAGCAaatgttccataaagatttgttgaataaatttggCAAAGATGATTGGAGAAAACAAAGGGTTTACTTGAGATCATAGTGCCAGTATCCCCAAAGGGGCTCATCAGACCAAATCTTCAGAACTTGTTTCTAGAAACTACACAGTCACTAGCTCATCATA comes from Elephas maximus indicus isolate mEleMax1 chromosome 14, mEleMax1 primary haplotype, whole genome shotgun sequence and encodes:
- the LOC126058087 gene encoding protein FAM205A-like, with translation MKMQVLVPQEGDHDTWHGYMCSSSPSFNGNHDPTPVNPNAYSKPIPRDNSKPAVLSSANFGTTVPQEGCPGAGRGSGPGGLYTVGPAPPLAARRACVLGPNAGSRRRGPSGSLRRWRQRRRGASPQHTHPPRPPPTAAVARARASPLSWQPALGIAGGRRSGRDSASGSQEPSTQALLPTQASGSLVLGRLPSRCATRPQSDNKKNVESRKPRRLIIKHQDWLPQEGRVLQLLYTNLYYHLSDDTALDIEQLVTGKNTLITPISAGTSPHSSCLESLSISGVSKQSLRLRSKNSREVFLASVSSTLLKLADQKSLTQTAGPSTGVVSIQDHWDEHLQLGKGFQLPDVPRDPGTTTSSRLEESRVPVNQQQMMYSSHRFFHGNQGQQPLRSHVSLLFLTTDLTNLTHGIAMHMVTISPAHLPLLSPELLRLLEVHVKKWMLFQRRGLLGHVEESLRQLMPHTPVTFTKYDNFNACVETTGTISHKTWGSCMLSQPTQAFWLFKWSIREEEQSCHCQETPNPLALALPSAALKVLTGLYPQPERQAEDSGDRLKQKHSQLFCAFSSLTSESLLVTYIEYPGTSTNRYIPQFPTNVPFFFSERSILLLFPNNPTQSTSPSSTSTPNSVSPTDHQRNHINIPFLALAKFKALEWNLLQRHLLVRLELPTAFNKSQCAQSLMQHKPCDTAQSPETLGTSWSGKPISLLTGELPFLPDHAQMLLEFHLQKQLMQHHWGLSQRIKESTALLLSPADQQPLPSSSKALDHVNVPWPAAPEATGLPSTSQSAIAEIMPEPVEITRDSLTEMVSYEERCISPRTGHQDDETRADRAQEFLTKVQEERTKETLPKVPPGAAGGKESEKNDMEDSETNLNVITEAARNPGTAQPVVPQASQGQSLLGPLIQGNLLQKKLLQNDTPQEQVRVACTQKSPSLTEFGLKNKKKCIFHCINPKRVHEESMFSPEKKGAKTRKNNLKKSLAPAKGPVPHAQIRMQNELCETVQYPETVGTSWSRKTVLMAELPFFPDHAQRLLEFYLQKQLIQDHWGVSQKIKQSTVLLLYTADLQPLPLSSKALDHVNVPWCAAPEFSGVSDLISPTLAPVSETMPHLLTQTKAILQSPMDSKWWPILQGTVIAHIFISRDWGIPGRTEAVLRRKKQASSTGGPQGSAHRVSKISQLSRDMTDAQELCAQVEARVNSPSLEEARCPESQGPGKTNDSGQTKDSGQVPTLAVKEEYPWKPKPQGDSEEKNAGLGVPSPTENRHSTDDEKPAGLSVNRTPGGPWQRSQSFDIAASCQQSPKYCPQFKLPKVPPGAAGGKESEKNEVEDSETNLNVITEAARNPGTAQPVVPQASQGRSSLGPRIPGKRLQDKTLWKKTPEERVRLAHTQKSPGVPESGLRNKVMCSFRCINSKTLDEKSMFSPEEKVTKMRKNCLKRSLAPAEGPVSQAKTEKITEDPKAQSVPTEKELSLAFSGGLEAPDKQL